One stretch of Glandiceps talaboti chromosome 7, keGlaTala1.1, whole genome shotgun sequence DNA includes these proteins:
- the LOC144438095 gene encoding uncharacterized protein LOC144438095, producing the protein MIALEMKFADNFGFNYLRFLEELQPGVKQDMKYQERLVELHAVNSRVVNLEKNACTDVDSVLTKIKSKVMKERIRILEFLRDYDKLRTGRMKKETFRRALDPANLGLKGSEVAILEQAFQSPVDPNYVEYLKFNDEIEDIFTVKNLEKALLLTPQQYRVPVEVEQNVLPPEEKMCLQLTLERLANRVRTRSMQLFPLFEDYDRVHNGTVSRSQFRRVLSELELNSLVSEREFQLLYEQFHVKIGDKDDVNYIAFCDAIYPLAKFEWRKP; encoded by the exons ATGATTGCTTTGGAAATGAAATTTGCAGATAATTTTGGGTTTAATTATTTGAGGTTCTTAGAAGAGTTACAACCAGGTGTCAAACAAGACATGAAGTATCAGGAAAGATTGGTTGAACTACACGCTGTCAACAGTAGAGTGGTTAATCTAGAGAAGAATGCATGCACAGACGTCGACAGTGTTCTCACCAAAATCAAGTCCAAG GTGATGAAAGAGAGGATTCGTATTTTGGAATTCCTACGTGATTACGACAAACTTCGTACAGGACGCATGAAGAAGGAGACATTCCGTCGTGCTTTGGATCCTGCCAATCTTGGTTTAAAGGGGTCAGAGGTCGCCATTCTTGAACAAGC TTTCCAGTCTCCAGTAGATCCCAACTATGTGGAATACTTGAAATTCAATGATGAGATAGAAGACATCTTTACCGTGAAGAATTTAGAGAAGGCACTGTTGTTAACACCACAACAATACCGTGTACCCGTAGAAGTGGAACAGAATGTTCTCCCTCCGGAAGAAAAAATGTGCTTGCAGCTGACACTGGAAAGATTAGCTAATAGG GTTCGTACAAGGAGTATGCAGTTGTTCCCACTGTTTGAAGATTATGACCGCGTACATAACGGTACAGTCTCTCGATCCCAATTCAGACGTGTCCTCAGTGAACTGGAGCTCAACAGTTTAGTCAGCGAAAGAGAATTCCAACTTCTATATGAACAGTTCCATGTTAAAATCGGCGACAAAGACGACGTTAATTACATCGCTTTCTGTGATGCTATTTATCCGTTAGCTAAGTTTGAGTGGAGAAAACCATAA
- the LOC144437335 gene encoding uncharacterized protein LOC144437335 yields MQTLAQKYLDPSKASLCNYLNFHHDVEAIKDTLVEDLEYPGSPAKAEYNIPAKTVAPRSVDDVFDKIRTAVYKNGIRTTEFFRDHDRLRSYIITENQFICGLSLAVGKEAQLSRSDIQKVVDYYKIKDGRVRYKEFCDLMESAFNDPDLEKKPTMEVKRPPLGALSRYLNPLSDVEEARVAEVLMDLSVTVQERRIMMYAYFKDYDRSKANTRNITFSQFGRILHFLSLNVQSEDFKLLCRKFEDPERRGDVNYPAFVQAVDREFVGFTIGSDEMKDAGDASVVTKKPVDISKVNFEEVLGRIRHHSLVNRIRVNEYFQDFDPLRNGSISQTRFRIGLTAMGLSTMGQSNLSEAEFLALCAYYNDPKHPGRVLWPNFKVDVDTVFTQVEPNLEKTPTNEVPTQDTFLMDKPGTTSWNNVDGMVVSIVDNVMESHATTSSRKALFPGLRSS; encoded by the exons ATGCAAACACTGGCTCAGAAATACCTGGATCCAAGTAAAGCTAGTCTCTGTAACTACTTGAATTTCCACCATGATGTAGAGGCTATCAAAGACACCTTGGTTGAGGATTTAGAATATCCAGGTAGCCCAGCTAAAGCTGAGTATAACATACCAGCCAAG ACTGTAGCACCACGGTCCGTTGATGATGTCTTTGACAAGATCCGTACAGCTGTGTACAAAAATGGTATCCGTACCACTGAGTTTTTCCGTGATCACGACAGACTACGTAGCTACATTATCACCGAGAACCAGTTCATCTGTGGTCTGTCATTGGCTGTGGGCAAGGAGGCACAGTTATCACGCAGTGATATACAGAAAGTGGTGGATTACTACAAAATCAAAGACGGCAGAGTACGATACAAGGAATTCTGTGACCTGATGGAAAGTG CATTTAATGACCCAGACTTGGAGAAGAAACCAACAATGGAAGTGAAAAGACCACCACTAGGTGCTTTGTCCAGATATCTCAATCCATTGAGTGATGTAGAAGAAGCCAGAGTAGCTGAGGTATTGATGGATTTGTCAGTGACCGTACAAGAACGACGTATCATGATGTATGCCTATTTCAAAGACTATGACAGA AGCAAAGCAAATACAAGAAACATCACATTTTCCCAGTTTGGTCGTATCTTACATTTCTTGAGTCTCAATGTGCAATCAGAAGACTTCAAGTTACTTTGTCGTAAATTTGAAGACCCAGAACGCCGTGGAGATGTCAACTATCCAGCATTTGTCCAAGCTGTGGACAGAG AGTTTGTTGGCTTTACTATTGGAAGTGATGAAATGAAAGATGCAGGAGATGCTTCTGTTGTGACCAAGAAACCTGTTGATATCAGTAAAGTCAACTTTGAAGAAGTTTTAGGCAGAATACGACATCATTCATTAGTTAATAGGATCAGG GTGAATGAATACTTCCAAGACTTTGATCCGCTACGCAATGGTTCAATCTCACAGACCCGTTTCCGTATTGGTCTAACAGCCATGGGTTTGAGTACTATGGGACAGAGTAACTTGTCCGAGGCAGAGTTTCTTGCTCTGTGTGCTTACTATAATGATCCTAAACACCCCGGTAGAGTACTCTGGCCAAACTTCAAAGTAGATGTCGACACAG TGTTTACTCAAGTTGAGCCAAACTTAGAGAAGACCCCAACAAACGAAGTTCCTACACAAGACACCTTCTTAATGGATAAACCTGGTACAACAAGCTGGAACAACGTCGATGGAATGGTGGTTTCAATCGTAGACAACGTAATGGAGAGCCATGCAACGACGAGTTCTCGCAAAGCCTTGTTTCCAGGACTTCGATCGTCATAA